Proteins found in one Arachis stenosperma cultivar V10309 chromosome 8, arast.V10309.gnm1.PFL2, whole genome shotgun sequence genomic segment:
- the LOC130946054 gene encoding nudix hydrolase 15, mitochondrial-like gives MGQLGMQVPLAQQLRFYKPPSFAEEVEEQSNKEECGSGKVVSQVGFPELATPVAQNPEKFRPKRAVVLICLFEGDVDDLRVIFTKRSFKFSSHSNRSCIFWEYLEEEDKDDGDIAKEEIGLDPEFVNVSTVLEPFLSNVCYFI, from the exons ATGGGGCAACTAGGGATGCAAGTAC CTTTGGCGCAGCAGCTCCGATTCTACAAGCCACCGTCTTTTGCGGAGGAGGTTGAGGAACAGAGCAATAAAGAAGAGTGTGGGAGCGGTAAGGTTGTTTCCCAAGTGGGATTTCCTGAATTGGCCACACCAGTGGCTCAGAACCCTGAAAAGTTCAGACCAAAGAGAGCTGTTGTTTTGATCTGCCTCTTTGAAGGGGATGTCGATGATCTTAGGGTTATATTCACTAAGCGCTCTTTTAAGTTCTCTTCTCACTCCAATAGGTCCTGTATTTTTTGGGAGTATT TAGAGGAAGAAGATAAGGATGATGGGGACATTGCAAAGGAGGAAATTGGGTTGGACCCTGAATTTGTCAATGTTTCTACTGTTCTTGAACCATTCTTGTCTAATGTGTGCTATTTTATTTGA
- the LOC130944590 gene encoding protein CHROMATIN REMODELING 35 isoform X2, producing MGSTVDTLPAKRPAPTEYSSEGHKRLKLSSDGSPYSNVVDYSDPFAISAVLNRLDSGEFGSVTKDIEALRVQKMQMLGPYFAKYPSLINQLLKVATNHTEETVKLEFEPVTSAHQGLIKLEGGQIKNVPAAPTSIVIIDSDDEDDNDKNSDPRFHQVVLPAPVRPSPALQMNGHAPIEFDEKSKVPKIEKSLDGQDTSPRDKGIYVGIQEEEDEVEEKDDGLGDIWREMSMAIECSKDASMNVLDEEEEKEEDCDHSFVLKDDLGYVCRVCGVIERRIETIFEFQYKVKRSTRTYASDSWSSKEKAAMLGIHVAEDDLVVTDISAHPRHMKQMKPHQVEGFNFLVRNLAGDNPGGCILAHAPGSGKTFMIISFMQSFLGKYPNGRPLVVLPKGILSIWKKEFQRWQVEDIPLLDFYSVKADNRSQQLEVLKKWKDQKSILFLGYKQFSTVVCDDSTSRASVDCQEILLKVPSILILDEGHTPRNENTDIMQSLSKVRTPRKVVLSGTLYQNHVQEVFNILDLVRPPKFLKMETSKPIVKRIYSRVHVPGVRNFCDLVEHTLQKDTDFRRKVAVIQDLREMTSKVLHYYKGDFLDELPGMVDFTVVLNLTSRQKHEVEKLKRLSRKFKISSVGSATYLHPKLKPVAEKCGENSISDNIIDELIDKLDVKDGVKSKFFRNMLNMCESAGEKLLVFSQYLLPLKYLERLAVKWNGWSLGKEIFVISGESSPEQREWSMEKFNSSSDAKVFFGSIKACGEGISLVGASRVIIMDVHLNPSVTRQAIGRAFRPGQTKKVFVYRLLAADSPEEEDHATCFKKELISKMWFEWNEYCGDSAFEVESVPVKECGDFFLESNSLAEDVKALYRR from the exons ATGGGTTCGACGGTGGATACACTCCCAGCTAAACGTCCCGCTCCAACTG AATATTCTTCTGAGGGACACAAAAGACTGAAATTGTCATCTGATGGCTCCCCATACTCAAATGTTGTGGATTACAGTGACCCATTTGCAATATCTGCTGTTCTGAACCGGCTTGACAGTGGGGAATTTGGAAGTGTCACGAAGGACATAGAGGCCCTCAGAGTACAGAAAATGCAAATGTTGGGACCATACTTTGCAAAATACCCTTCCCTGATCAATCAATTATTGAAAGTGGCAACTAACCATACTGAAGAAACTGTCAAATTGGAATTTGAACCAGTTACTAGTGCACATCAGGGTCTGATAAAGTTGGAGGGTGGGCAAATTAAGAATGTTCCTGCAGCCCCAACATCAATCGTAATTATTGATTCAGATGATGAGGATGATAATGATAAAAATTCTGATCCTCGATTTCATCAAGTAGTGTTACCTGCACCAGTAAGACCATCTCCTGCGCTGCAGATGAAT GGTCATGCTCCCATTGAATTCGATGAGAAAAGTAAAGTTCCAAAAATTGAGAAAAGTCTGGATGGTCAAGATACGAGTCCCAGAGACAAAGGTATCTATGTTGGTATACAGGAGGAAGAAGATGAGGTTGAAGAGAAAGATGATGGCTTAGGTGATATTTGGAGGGAAATGTCAATGGCTATAGAATGTTCGAAG GATGCTTCTATGAATGTGCTCgatgaagaagaggaaaaggagGAAGACTGTGATCATTCTTTTGTTTTAAAAGATGATCTTGGTTATGTTTGTCGTGTATGTGGGGTTATCGAAAGAAGAATTGAGACCATATTTGAGTTTCAGTACAAG GTTAAAAGGAGTACAAGGACTTATGCATCTGATTCATGGAGTTCCAAAGAGAAAGCTGCGATGCTTGGGATCCACGTAGCTGAAGATGATCTTGTAGTGACTGATATTTCTGCACACCCGAGACATATGAAGCAAATGAAGCCACATCAAGTCGAGGGATTCAATTTTCTCGTGAGGAACCTCGCGGGTGATAATCCTGGGGGTTGCATCTTGGCTCATGCTCCTGGATCAGGGAAGACTTTCATGATAATTAGTTTCATGCAAAGTTTTCTGGGCAAATATCCCAATGGTAGACCGCTAGTGGTGCTTCCCAAGGGAATACTATCAATTTGGAAAAAAGAATTCCAGAGATGGCAAGTTGAGGATATACCACTTCTGGATTTTTACAGTGTGAAGGCTGACAATAGATCTCAGCAACtggaagttttgaaaaaatgGAAGGACCAGAAGAGTATCCTTTTCTTAGGATACAAACAGTTCTCCACAGTTGTATGCGATGATTCCACCAGCAGAGCATCAGTAGACTGCCAGGAGATATTGCTTAAGGTTCCTTCTATTCTCATTTTAGATGAAGGGCACACTCCAAGGAATGAGAATACTGATATCATGCAGTCCCTTTCCAAAGTTCGAACACCTCGAAAAGTTGTACTGTCAGGAACTTTATATCAGAATCATGTGCAGGAGGTGTTTAACATCTTAGATCTGGTGCGCCCGccaaaatttttgaagatgGAAACTTCTAAGCCTATTGTCAAGCGCATTTATAGCAGAGTGCATGTACCTGGTGTTCGAAACTTCTGTGATTTAGTCGAACATACTTTGCAGAAGGATACTGATTTCAGAAGAAAGGTGGCTGTCATTCAAGATTTACGTGAGATGACAAGCAAGGTGCTTCACTACTATAAAGGAGATTTTCTGGACGAGCTTCCTGGTATGGTTGATTTCACAGTGGTGCTCAACCTTACCTCTAGACAGAAGCATGAAGTTGAGAAATTGAAGAGGCTTTCCAGGAAGTTCAAAATATCTTCTGTTGGCAGTGCTACCTATCTTCATCCTAAGTTGAAACCTGTTGCTGAAAAATGTGGTGAGAACTCCATATCCGATAACATCATTGATGAGTTGATTGATAAGCTAGATGTGAAAGATGGGGTGAAGTCAAAATTCTTTCGCAACATGCTCAACATGTGCGAGTCTGCTGGGGAGAAGCTTCTGGTTTTCAGTCAATATCTCCTACCTCTGAAATATTTGGAAAGGTTAGCAGTAAAATGGAATGGATGGAGCCTTGGCAAAGAAATTTTTGTCATCTCAGGAGAATCAAGCCCTGAACAACGGGAGTGGTCAATGGAAAAGTTCAACAGCTCGTCTGATGCCAAAGTCTTCTTTGGCTCAATCAAAGCATGTGGGGAGGGCATATCACTGGTTGGGGCATCCCGCGTAATCATTATGGATGTTCATCTCAATCCATCAGTTACTCGCCAAGCTATTGGCCGTGCATTCCGACCAGGTCAGACAAAGAAAGTCTTTGTATATCGGTTGTTGGCAGCAGattctccagaagaggaagatCACGCTACTTGTTTCAAGAAGGAGTTGATTTCAAAGATGTGGTTTGAATGGAATGAGTATTGTGGTGATAGTGCTTTCGAAGTGGAGAGCGTCCCTGTGAAAGAATGTGGTGATTTCTTCCTCGAAAGTAATTCATTAGCTGAAGATGTTAAAGCTCTATATAGAAG GTAG